A region from the Methylocystis iwaonis genome encodes:
- a CDS encoding DUF3168 domain-containing protein yields MSGSPILALRKAIIARLAANAALVDALGGAKIYDEAPRGVETPYALFADAQMRDRSAQSSRGAEHYFTLAIVTTQRGTSAALGAAQQIIDLLDDAPLALDGHALVDLRFVSLETKRDQNGRFARVAMTFRAVTEYLEPEGP; encoded by the coding sequence ATGAGCGGCTCTCCCATCCTTGCGCTGCGCAAGGCAATCATCGCGCGGCTTGCGGCAAATGCGGCGCTCGTCGACGCACTTGGCGGCGCGAAAATATACGACGAGGCGCCACGCGGCGTAGAGACGCCTTATGCGCTCTTTGCCGACGCCCAGATGCGAGATCGGTCCGCGCAATCGTCGCGCGGCGCCGAACACTATTTCACGCTCGCAATTGTAACGACGCAACGCGGGACGAGCGCCGCGCTCGGCGCGGCTCAGCAGATCATCGACCTGCTCGATGATGCGCCGCTGGCGCTCGACGGCCATGCGCTCGTCGATCTGCGCTTCGTCTCGCTGGAGACGAAGCGCGATCAGAACGGGCGCTTCGCGCGCGTTGCAATGACATTTCGCGCTGTAACGGAATATCTCGAACCCGAGGGACCATGA
- a CDS encoding HK97 family phage prohead protease, giving the protein MKAPPETKRADTPLARTSAAGTIEGYASLFGVADTGGDIVMKGAFARSLAKRGAAGVKMLWQHNAAEPIGVWTTIVEDAKGLKVTGRLDLSVARAREALSLLRAGAVDGLSIGFKTERATTDKASGLRRLQAIDLWEISIVTFPMLTQARIEAVKRIAARTPDDMRAALARLRAQEAALRFQHRLQSARL; this is encoded by the coding sequence TTGAAGGCTCCGCCAGAAACCAAACGCGCCGACACGCCGCTCGCGCGCACGAGCGCGGCGGGGACTATCGAAGGCTATGCCTCGCTCTTCGGCGTCGCCGACACGGGCGGCGACATTGTGATGAAAGGCGCCTTCGCGCGCTCTCTCGCCAAACGCGGCGCCGCCGGCGTGAAAATGCTTTGGCAGCATAACGCGGCCGAGCCGATTGGCGTCTGGACCACGATTGTCGAGGACGCCAAAGGCTTGAAGGTCACGGGCCGCCTCGATCTCTCCGTGGCGCGCGCCCGCGAAGCGCTGTCGCTTCTGCGCGCCGGCGCCGTCGACGGGCTCTCGATCGGCTTCAAGACCGAGCGCGCGACGACGGATAAGGCGAGCGGCCTGCGACGGTTGCAGGCGATCGACCTTTGGGAAATCTCGATCGTGACATTTCCCATGCTCACACAGGCCCGCATCGAGGCCGTGAAACGCATCGCCGCGCGTACGCCCGACGATATGCGCGCGGCGCTGGCCCGCTTGCGAGCGCAGGAGGCGGCGCTGCGCTTTCAGCATAGGCTGCAAAGCGCGCGGCTTTGA
- a CDS encoding head-tail connector protein — protein MRPMLIGAPAIEPVALAEAKSWLREDASDEDPLIQALIVSARMTLEAYTRRLFVTQSWRLVYDAWPKSVATASRLIIPFAPFRSVGAIRIYDASGVAKAIEPQSYRASAANDEGRVIFSVTPPAAERGADAIEIDFTVGYGDLANETPEPLRRAILTLVAHWWEKRGDEADDALPSSVLQLAAPFRRRRLS, from the coding sequence ATGCGACCGATGCTCATTGGCGCGCCCGCGATCGAACCGGTCGCGCTCGCGGAGGCGAAGTCATGGCTTCGCGAAGACGCCAGCGACGAAGACCCGCTCATTCAGGCGCTGATCGTTTCAGCCCGGATGACTCTCGAAGCCTATACGCGGCGACTTTTCGTTACCCAAAGCTGGCGGCTCGTCTATGACGCTTGGCCCAAAAGCGTCGCGACCGCATCGCGCCTCATCATTCCTTTTGCGCCGTTCCGGTCGGTCGGCGCCATCCGAATTTATGACGCCAGCGGCGTAGCGAAAGCAATCGAACCGCAAAGCTATCGCGCGTCGGCGGCAAATGACGAGGGACGCGTGATCTTTTCCGTCACGCCGCCGGCTGCAGAACGCGGCGCCGATGCGATCGAAATCGACTTCACGGTTGGCTATGGCGACCTTGCAAATGAGACGCCCGAGCCGCTGCGGCGCGCCATCCTGACTCTCGTCGCACATTGGTGGGAAAAACGTGGCGACGAAGCCGACGATGCGCTTCCGAGTTCTGTCCTGCAGCTTGCGGCTCCGTTTCGGCGCAGGCGGCTGTCATGA
- a CDS encoding phage major capsid protein yields MSSIEIKSAGAPIVDDLNRAFSTFKEANDERLAQIETRMSADVVTEEKLARIDQALDETKSRLDRLALDLARPRIGGAAPEEHGAREHKSAFNHYMRSGEAGGLKALEAKAMSGASGPDGGYLVPVPAEREILRRLAKLSPIRAIASVREISTQTLRRAYSTTGPAAGWVAETDARPQTANQQIADMTFPAMELYAMPAATQALLDDSVVDIEQWIADEVQVAFSEQEGAAFVSGDGVNKPKGFLSYTTVADTSWSWGNIGYVATGVSGAFPATNPSDVLFNLVYALRAGYRQNGKWVMGRRTQSLIRQFKTTTGDYIWAPPENANGLASLINFPIVEAEDMPDPGANSLSIAFGDFERGYIVVDRVGIRVLRDPYSAKPYVLFYTTKRVGGGVQNFEAIKLLKLGVS; encoded by the coding sequence ATGTCATCCATCGAAATAAAATCCGCCGGCGCGCCAATCGTCGACGATCTCAACCGCGCCTTCTCCACCTTCAAGGAAGCCAATGACGAACGTCTGGCGCAAATCGAAACGCGCATGAGCGCGGATGTCGTCACCGAGGAAAAACTCGCACGCATCGACCAGGCGCTGGATGAAACCAAAAGCCGTCTCGATCGGCTGGCGCTCGACCTCGCGCGACCGCGCATCGGCGGCGCGGCTCCGGAGGAGCATGGCGCGCGAGAACACAAATCGGCCTTCAACCATTATATGCGCTCGGGCGAAGCTGGGGGCTTGAAGGCGCTCGAAGCCAAGGCGATGTCCGGCGCCTCTGGCCCTGACGGCGGCTATCTCGTGCCGGTTCCGGCCGAACGCGAAATCCTGCGCCGCCTTGCGAAACTGTCGCCGATCCGCGCCATCGCCAGCGTGCGCGAGATTTCGACGCAGACGCTACGCCGCGCCTATTCGACGACCGGACCGGCCGCCGGCTGGGTGGCGGAAACCGACGCGCGTCCACAGACCGCAAACCAGCAAATCGCCGACATGACCTTTCCGGCGATGGAGCTTTACGCCATGCCCGCAGCGACCCAGGCGCTGCTCGACGATTCAGTCGTCGATATCGAGCAATGGATCGCCGACGAAGTGCAAGTGGCTTTTTCCGAGCAGGAAGGCGCCGCCTTCGTCAGCGGCGACGGCGTGAACAAGCCGAAAGGCTTCCTCTCCTACACCACCGTCGCCGATACGAGCTGGTCGTGGGGCAATATCGGTTATGTCGCCACCGGCGTCTCAGGCGCCTTTCCGGCGACCAATCCTTCCGACGTGCTGTTCAATCTGGTTTACGCGCTGCGCGCCGGATACCGCCAGAACGGCAAATGGGTGATGGGCCGGCGCACGCAGTCGCTGATCCGCCAGTTCAAGACAACGACGGGCGACTATATCTGGGCGCCGCCGGAAAACGCGAATGGCCTGGCGTCGCTGATCAATTTCCCGATTGTCGAAGCCGAGGACATGCCGGACCCCGGCGCGAACAGCCTCTCCATCGCCTTTGGCGATTTCGAGCGCGGCTATATCGTCGTGGATCGCGTCGGCATCCGCGTGCTGCGCGATCCCTATTCCGCAAAGCCCTATGTGCTCTTCTACACCACGAAACGCGTCGGCGGCGGCGTGCAGAATTTCGAGGCGATCAAGCTTTTGAAGCTCGGCGTTTCATGA
- a CDS encoding phage head closure protein produces MSARPTIGAMRQRVTLEAPTDARDDVGGFMRLYTPLARLWAQIETQGAEEQFIEQRLEQSRKVTVTIRWRADVQSQMRFDFRGRKLIIKSVADIDEKRRFLRCLCEEFS; encoded by the coding sequence ATGAGCGCGCGCCCCACAATTGGAGCCATGCGTCAGCGCGTGACGCTGGAGGCGCCTACGGACGCTCGAGACGACGTCGGCGGCTTCATGCGCCTTTATACGCCGCTCGCCCGGCTGTGGGCGCAGATCGAAACGCAGGGCGCGGAAGAGCAATTTATCGAACAGCGCCTCGAACAATCGCGCAAAGTTACCGTGACGATCCGTTGGCGCGCCGACGTGCAGAGCCAGATGCGTTTCGATTTCCGCGGCCGCAAGCTCATCATCAAGAGCGTCGCCGACATCGACGAGAAGCGACGCTTTTTGAGATGTCTTTGCGAAGAATTCTCATGA
- a CDS encoding histidine kinase translates to MTHLKRLLFANRVKRRMTRRADDPSDVFKTFVQVLMRMHARGSAAHPASGEKA, encoded by the coding sequence ATGACGCATCTCAAACGACTTCTTTTCGCCAACCGCGTCAAACGACGCATGACGCGCCGCGCCGACGATCCCTCGGACGTGTTCAAGACCTTCGTGCAAGTGCTGATGCGCATGCATGCGCGCGGCTCGGCAGCTCATCCCGCGTCGGGAGAGAAAGCTTGA
- a CDS encoding phage major tail protein, TP901-1 family: protein MAAQKGKDLLLKIGDGAGVFVTIAGLRTRRIALNADTVDVTDAESTGRWRELLDGAGVKRASVSGTGIFKDQSSDLMLRQTFFDGLLRDWQIIIPNFGILQGPFQISNLDYRGEHAAEITFDIALDSAGALTFSAM from the coding sequence ATGGCCGCCCAGAAAGGCAAGGACCTTCTTCTCAAAATTGGCGACGGCGCCGGCGTCTTCGTCACCATCGCCGGGCTTCGCACGCGGCGCATTGCGCTCAACGCTGATACAGTCGACGTCACCGACGCGGAATCCACCGGGCGTTGGCGGGAGCTGTTGGACGGCGCCGGCGTCAAGCGCGCCAGCGTCTCCGGAACCGGCATCTTCAAGGACCAATCGTCGGACTTGATGCTCCGCCAGACATTCTTCGACGGCCTGCTGCGCGACTGGCAGATCATTATTCCAAATTTCGGGATTTTGCAGGGTCCGTTCCAGATCTCCAATCTCGACTATCGCGGCGAGCATGCGGCAGAGATCACCTTCGACATCGCCCTCGATTCCGCGGGCGCGCTTACCTTCAGCGCGATGTGA